The following are from one region of the Brachyhypopomus gauderio isolate BG-103 unplaced genomic scaffold, BGAUD_0.2 sc47, whole genome shotgun sequence genome:
- the slc25a1b gene encoding tricarboxylate transport protein B, mitochondrial, translating into MPGEPKFVSPFHRPHCLSAAAPAGKAKLTHPGKAILAGGIAGGIEICITFPTEYVKTQLQLDEKANPPRYKGIVDCVRQTVQSHGVKGLYRGLSSLLYGSIPKAAVRFGVFEFLSNQMRDESGKLDSTRGLVCGLGAGVAEAVVVVCPMETIKVKFIHDQTSANPKYRGFFHGVREIVRTQGLKGTYQGLTATVLKQGSNQAIRFFVMTSLRNWYKGDNPNKSLNPLVTGMFGAIAGAASVFGNTPLDVIKTRMQGLEAHKYKSTMDCAIKIMKHEGPKAFYKGTIPRLGRVCMDVAIVFVIYEEVVKVLNMIWKTD; encoded by the exons ATGCCAGGAGAGCCGAAATTCGTGAGTCCCTTCCATAGACCACACTGTCTGTCCGCAGCTGCACCAGCGGGGAAGGCGAAACTAACACATCCTGGAAAAGCCATATTAGCGG GTGGCATTGCTGGAGGGATTGAAATCTGCATCACTTTCCCCACAGAGTATGTGAAGACCCAGCTACAGTTAGACGAAAAGGCAAACCCCCCACGCTACAAAGGCATTG TGGATTGCGTAAGGCAGACAGTCCAGAGCCATGGGGTCAAAGGTCTGTACCGGGGTCTGAGTTCACTCCTTTATGGTTCCATCCCCAAAGCAGCAGTCAG GTTCGGTGTGTTCGAGTTCCTTAGCAACCAGATGAGAGACGAGTCTGGGAAGCTAGACAGCACGCGCGGCCTGGTGTGTGGCCTGGGCGCTGGCGTGGCTGAAGCTGTTGTCGTGGTGTGTCCTATGGAAACAATAAAG GTCAAATTTATCCACGATCAAACCTCTGCAAACCCCAAGTACCGAGGGTTTTTTCACGGCGTAAGAGAAATAGTCAGAACGCAAG GGCTTAAAGGAACATATCAGGGATTGACTGCAACAGTACTGAAGCAGGGATCAAACCAGGCTATTCGATTCTTTGTTATGACATCCTTGAGAAACTGGTACAAAG GTGACAACCCTAACAAATCCCTAAACCCATTGGTGACTGGAATGTTTGGAGCCATAGCAGGAGCTGCTAGTGTGTTTGGAAACACGCCACTTGATGTGATTAAAACTAGAATGCAG GGCCTGGAGGCTCACAAATATAAGAGCACTATGGACTGTGCCATTAAGATCATGAAACATGAAGGACCAAAAGC GTTCTATAAAGGGACGATCCCTAGGCTTGGCAGAGTGTGTATGGATGTGGCCATTGTGTTTGTGATCTACGAGGAGGTGGTGAAAGTTCTTAATATGATCTGGAAGACAGATTAA